GCTGAATTACTGTTttcctgtatttctttttagagaacaaacactgttttttatcACCACTCAGTCTGAACTCTCAGTATTTGCtattaaaacaacaattaaatcTAGTTTAACAAACAAAGATTTCACTgatgtgtgtgcagcaggtgACAAATCAAATGTGGAAACTGACTTGTACACCTTTtaggcaaaaacatttttaatcgATGGTTGAGGGTGTAAATACATTTCAGGCAGGAGTAACTTTGCTCATTGCAATCTCTGCAGTCGTCACCTCTGATGCTTCGACGTCCACAGAGGGCTCTCTCCCACACAGCAGGAAGGGCACCGCGTGTTTACGAAactatagaaaataaaatgagcaaGAGCATAAAAAGTTCAGCCAGGATGAGGCATAccgtctctttttttttttaacaaattaaccAACATTCAGAAATCATTCAGCAGCCAGTATACTGTGCATACAAACAAATCCAAATCATATAAATTATGTATGCtatataataatatcaattaACACTAATTAAAAATtgtgtgacaaataaataattgcacACTTTTCAACAACACTTTTCCTTTAACTCCCACTATTAAGCATTCATAagaagtatataaatatataaaaaatcttCATAATAGACTATAATGTAGTGGGAACACAGTGTTTATTAATAAAGTTGTAACCCCGCTGTAATACTAATCTTAACTTTTGCTGTAcctgaggactttttttttaataatatacaaatgtacATATACACTGAAAAATTTGgagaacaaaactgaaattatgttttaaaaaatgcattcagtaGGAAAGGTGGATTTAAAAATcttgtgaaatgttttaaattaatccaataaaattataatatttactataataattaaataatttgcgCTACAAACGTAAAGTAATGTCTGATGGGACATGTAGTGTCTGTAGTATGTTTTGTTGTTACGTTTTGTTTTAGTAtttatgtgtatgtatttaaTACAGTGTTTGCTCCtgtgatgcaaaacaaaactagaaaatattctgataataaagtgaaatcaatcaaatcaaatccaaataaaacattaacagagAGTTATAATTACACtttaatgtatttatctttACCCCTGATCTGTTAAAACATATAACACTGTCCATAAATACCACTAGATGGTGCCGATGTGAAGTATTTTGTGGCTGATTTACAGCAAGCTTTTACCCTGTTTTATTCATCACATCTACATCACACAATTACCTGCACATGGAGCTACGTTACCTGTTTGTTGAGATAAATGTAGATGATAGGATTGTACACAGTGCTGCTCTTGGCCAGGTAAACAGGCACCGTGCCCACCAGCGGGTGAATCTCTACTTCAGGGTTATAGACCACCAGCATGGCCAGGCTGGCGTAAGGCATCCAGCTGATCAGAAACGTCAGGACCATCAGAATCACCATGAACGCCACCTTCATTTCACCTTTAGCCACTGCACCATCTTCCAGACAGGCCAGCTTTGACACCTGTGACACAAAATAACGTTTAAAGAAGTCTGGGGTCCAGTGGCCGATGCATGTCACATGACTGCAGAGTATCGGGTTCAATAAAGACAGGTTACcactgtgtgtcactgtgcaCTCTATGATTAATCATAGAAAAAGTACTCCTCTGCTTAAGTTAAGTACCAATACacctgtaaaaatactccaatAAAAATCCTGCAGTTAAAATCCTACATCAATAAGAgtacttttttatgtgttttttttttcagtaaaatgtgcttaaataataaaaaataaaggctggatgttaatttattgtcattctACAACAAAAGGTTGCGCAACACAATGCAAGATGAAGTACCTTtttgccacacaaaaaaaataataaataaaaaccacaaaacaagaCTATTTTTACATTGGAGAACAGAGGATTAGTTGAGGATGAGCTactatttctgcaaaaaaatgtcccatgtGAGTATTATGTATGATTATTGTACTGAAGCAACAAGTTGGCAGTGATTTACTGTTGCAGCTGATCACAGTGCAGCTAATGTTAAAAATCCAGTTTAGTATAAAATATTATCACTTCATCATTGTATCTTAtcagatatttgtgtgaaacCTTGTGCATGAATTATGTTACGGCCAAAGAaggtgttttgtgaggtcacggtgacctttgaccaccaaatcgGATCAATTCATTTTTGAGTACAAAGTGAGGGTTGTGCAGGCTGTTGCAGTTGCAGTGGCATAATAAAACCATTTGAGAAGTTTAGAGGGGAAACTGACTTCTTAACGTAAACGGACATAACTTTTCTAGAATTTCTGGATTTATGATTACTGTCACATGACTCCACCCAAATTCACAGACTTATTTGATAGGATGTctgtcagccaatcacagtgttccACATCATATGAGGTCGACTGCAGTAGAGCCAAGCTGccttttttaacaagcatggcCAAATGTGAGGAAGGAAAAGTAAGGCACATTTTAATCTATTAATCATATTGTTAAGCTACttaatttgtctttaaacagtttttagaGTAAACACAAGATATATTTTAGGCATGTCAAAATATTATCTGAAGATTAACAGCTTTTAGTcaggtttttttcatttgttttataacATCACTTTAGCCACTGATGTGAGTTTACgcattcataaaaaataaataaatatgttttttgttgaaaaaaggtcTGTTAAGACCATTTATCGTCATTTTTAAGTGATTCCTGTGTTCTGATTTTTTGTCCATTGGAATGGAAAGTAAAAAGAACATAAATTATCCTAATCCTAAAATATctttgccaaaaatgttaatttagagAAAACCACCATTACAatactttttctgtttgcatgATTGGGTTGTGAAGGAGTTAACAACTGAAGGGCACTTCTTGTTTGTAAAGTATGGAGCCACAAGTTTTGGCTGTGTAAGTGTTATTTTGAGGTAAAATCTTATATTGAAAAGTAACAAGTAACTACATGTGGGAAGAAATGTGCAATGTTTCCCTCTTTAGTGTTGTAAGGAAATACTCAAATGCCTCAAAACTGTAAAGTATATGACTTAAATAAACGTACTTAGAGTTGTTACTTAACCACTGCCTGTGATGACGTCAAATGTAAAGTTTgagattttaagttttttggggtttttttgcatttttttaattagtttgaaagacatctgattaaaaggaaaatgttgatttttattgcaattaaattttataataatatccAGGCAGCTTCCATTGTGGGTTAATAGGGTTGAGGAGAATTGTGCCCAAATCATAAAATACTAATCAATAATAATGGTGCTTTTGATGCCTAAGGTGAGCAAATATGATTTAAAGGAAGTTAAATATGTCCTTAATGTTATGGGGTGTTCAGTCCAAATCTGATGTGTCTCGTGGAATGACTCATAAATGCTCACCTGGTGTAAAGTCCACATTAGCTTTGTGTAGGATGCCACGATGATAGCAAAGGGAACTGCAAAGCACACTGCAAAGTAAGCAATTATGTAGGAGACGTTTTTAGGGTCTCTGTTGTGCCAGTCTGGTGCACAGGACGTCCCGACACCCTCCAGCTCGTACCTGCCCCAACCAAAGAGGGGAGGTAAGTTCCAGGTGAGAGACCACAGCCAGGACAGGGCGATACCTCCAAATGCATGCTTCTTTTGGAAGGTTATCTGCCCCAGAGGCTTACATACAACAAACATCCTCTCCACCGCGATCAGAGCAACTGTGCACAGAGATGTGATGCCTGCGGACAAGAGAGGGAAAGTCAGGGGAGAAGCAGGACAGCGCCTTCTCACTGAAACACGCCAGTCAGTATTGTTCTGCGGATAAAGTGGTGtgaacaaagtaataatacctTTTTTaacagtacttaagtattatTGGAAGTATATGTAATTTACttgagtttttgtattttgtcaacTTTTCCTTTGCGCCACTACATTTCCCCTGAGCGTCTGAGTTAGGAAGAGTAGGACAGAAGAAAgaaggaatgaaaaaaataaaaactggattttgttcatTAAGGcctttaaattgttaaaaatatatatatatataaaataaagataaataaataaatagataaaagaCCTAATTTTCCTTCAAGTGTAATGTACACTAAATTATATGATTCTTAGTATTATATATCAACACCTAATTCTACATGTATATGCATGCTGTACTATGATTAGTTTAAAGacttaacccttgaaacctggattgacatcagttttattgtgctgcctTGATACCTTTCACATGCATCTAAACCctgatttcttaaaaagaaaatcaaataaataaaaataattaattaaaaaaaaaaaaaaagcaaaaaaagaaagtcagtaacttggcatgaaatatcctacaaatttaagttactttttgttttaaaatagcttttttttcaggtaatttcctgttttttcatttttttttctcgctaATTTCAGTTATCAATCATTCAGTTATCAATCATTATTCCAGGCTCAGGGTccatataaacaaaacattgcatacaataaataaaaaaaatcatgccatAAAAATAGTTCAGTCAAtcaaacaacaaagagacatctACACCAGTGTCTCCACAGCTGAGATTCGTGAcaattaatttgaataattttaacaatttctttctcattgctttctttGCATGCTTTTGACAAgcagatttgctcaggtttcaatgctTTAACCTACTACGCTCTGCTTTTTTACTCACCAAACAAGGATACTGCAAAGCCCTCCATCACGCAGCCTGTCCTTCCCAGGGAGAAGTACCCCTGGGCGTTGTTGACCACAGACAGCAGCCCTCCAGTCATAGCTGTGCCCAGGTCAGCCACAGCCATGTTCACCAGAGCGTAGTTGAGCGGCTGCCTCAGCTGCTTGTGCATGAGGGAGACAATGATCACTGTAGCGTTGAGTATGATGGCAGGACCGGTGAAAAAGGCCATAATGATGGAGAGCAGGATGTAGCCAGTGCGTGACAGAGGGGGTTCCCCGTGTGGTCCGACGTAGAGGGAAGCATTTGGGAAGTAAACAGTCGGCTGCATGGCAATCAAACCTTTTTAAGAAGTGTTGAggttgtttcttcttcttgtcccGGAGCTTCTAGAAGTTCAATATCTCGCCGCTCGAGTGTGACAGCTGAGATTAGATGGCAGCAGTCTAAGAATAAGTCCTCCAGATCTGGATTTAACAAAGAGTAATTCCTCCAAATGATGATGATCCTTGATCCCTGTCCTTTTACTTGATTGTGAAGGCACTTTGAAAAGGATGACTCCACACAGTGCTGCTCAGCAGGATCAAGTCTGCTAagcaagtgcaaaaaaagaaacgcTCAGAGGTGTTTCACAACGTGTAGTAACTCCAGTAAATATTGATGAGGGCTGATGATCTCTGTCTGGTCCTCTTGTTTCCATTCACAAACCAGGCAGGGGTCATAGAAAGTTCAGTCAgcatcaagtcaagtcaacttATTTATAGAGCACAAGAGATGTTAACCAGAGCGCTTTACAATCATTAAAGGACATTTACATTGTTGAAATCAAAATGATTAGGCaaataagtgttttcagcatAAGAAAGTTGTATGGTTTGTTCTTGTGTTGAGCTGTCATATATGTTAACTGTATACGCACTGATGCTTTAACACAAATGAAGTTCCTAACGGATAAATACACTTATTTAAATTGAATACGTCTGCTCATAACTGTCATCGTCTCTCCTCTCGCTGCAGGTTGTTGTGGACAAGCTGCAGGTTGGTATGACTGACTggtatttgtaggattttagaacatatGTGGGATTTGAGGACCTTTCTGggatttaagatgtttcaaggattttcagatgtttctcagtttttaggacttttttaggatttcccAGAAAAAGAGTTACATTCATCTAGCcatgaaaagacaaatattaaTTGCACAATACACACAAAAGATTCATGGCTTTAGAAATTACAGTAGCTGGAAGAGAGAATTATCTAAACAGTAATTGTAATAAACGATAAAGATTTGttggtcagattttgacattgatgttttgttggtttctgtgtgtgtatcagtgtgtttgAAAGATTGATTCCAGCTTCAAAACATCT
This DNA window, taken from Plectropomus leopardus isolate mb chromosome 2, YSFRI_Pleo_2.0, whole genome shotgun sequence, encodes the following:
- the LOC121952779 gene encoding parapinopsin-like, whose amino-acid sequence is MQPTVYFPNASLYVGPHGEPPLSRTGYILLSIIMAFFTGPAIILNATVIIVSLMHKQLRQPLNYALVNMAVADLGTAMTGGLLSVVNNAQGYFSLGRTGCVMEGFAVSLFGITSLCTVALIAVERMFVVCKPLGQITFQKKHAFGGIALSWLWSLTWNLPPLFGWGRYELEGVGTSCAPDWHNRDPKNVSYIIAYFAVCFAVPFAIIVASYTKLMWTLHQVSKLACLEDGAVAKGEMKVAFMVILMVLTFLISWMPYASLAMLVVYNPEVEIHPLVGTVPVYLAKSSTVYNPIIYIYLNKQFRKHAVPFLLCGREPSVDVEASEVTTAEIAMSKVTPA